One Chanodichthys erythropterus isolate Z2021 chromosome 22, ASM2448905v1, whole genome shotgun sequence DNA window includes the following coding sequences:
- the brd8a gene encoding bromodomain-containing protein 8 isoform X7 has translation MASGVGKHKLLLGPTEPWSIREKLCLASSVMKSGDQNWVSVSRAIKPFAEPGRPPDWFSQKHCASQYSELLETTEAPKRKRGEKGEVVETVEDVIVRRLTAERIEELKRLIKDTQEKHRKLKRETELIQAGHLDSKLEELWEEITRSRKQEEEEAEVKRKATDAAYKARQAVKNTPKRVPSVTVRSPSGACSPSMDFPIGDSSEDHSTTGAGSSVFVPLTELPGPGVVEASLGSLLDESTQKKLLGQKITPPPSPLLSELLKKGSLLPTSPRLAVEGESPSSQLTGSHDNQMMTSSLPASQAATGAPTLSRLLEAGPAQFPSQLSSLATADSTPSTATSAVDTTASLSTGGDGAPGASVDNKEAVLGEEDLVTVSYMAEELDLETVGDIIAIIEEKGDENAEALDAAAVEAALSLCEDTGHALSGTWEPNPFRPIGPEPSSTSEDLDPHSLHLSEGKRDGSNTCGSSSGCAQGYLTPSTTVPSVPQNSTPKAGGHAEPDTHRPKHTDEAQHGRPESLHAVIKSEANEWTRSQSDTQSEDDPAIKQHSKEVKEEEEAVSDAEEGSVSEIKAGLEGDGAEDCGGEEDGDGIYLSEPEGETELDPPASESEDGYSMHTASSSVQLHTTADSIPSSPASSQFSICSEDQEAIQAQKIWKKAIMLVWRAAANHRYANVFLQPVTDDIAPGYHSIVHRTGAPGGDAAL, from the exons GGTGTCTGTGAGTCGAGCCATTAAGCCATTTGCAGAACCTGGACGCCCTCCTGACTGGTTCTCTCAGAAG CATTGTGCATCACAATACTCTGAGCTCCTGGAGACAACCGAGGCGCCAAA GAGAAAGCGAGGCGAGAAAGGGGAGGTGGTTGAGACGGTGGAGGATGTGATCGTTCGCAGGTTGACGGCGGAGAGGATAGAGGAGTTGAAGCGATTGATCAAGGACACACAAGAGAAGCACAG GAAACTGAAGAGAGAAACTGAACTCATCCAGGCAGGTCATCTAGACTCCAAGCTTGAGGAGTTATGGGAAGAAATTACACG GAGCAGAAAACAAGAGGAAGAAGAAGCTGAGGTGAAAAGAAAGGCCACAGATGCAGCATACAAGG CCAGGCAGGCAGTGAAGAACACTCCTAAACGTGTGCCCAGTGTGACTGTGCGCTCCCCATCTGGGGCCTGCTCTCCAAGCATGGATTTTCCTATCGGAGATTCATCTGAAGATCATAGTACCact GGGGCAGGATCATCAGTGTTTGTACCGCTGACGGAGCTGCCAGGTCCTGGAGTGGTAGAGGCGAGTTTGGGGTCACTGCTGGATGAATCAACACAGAAGAAGCTTTTGGGTCAGAAAATCACACCGCCGCCTTCCCCTCTTCTGTCAGAACTGCTGAAGAAAGGCAGTCTCCTGCCCACCAGCCCCAGACTG GCAGTTGAGGGAGAATCCCCGTCTAGTCAACTTACAGGAAGTCACGATAATCAGATGATGACTTCTTCACTACCTGCCTCTCAAGCAGCTACAG GTGCTCCGACACTGTCTCGTCTGCTGGAAGCTGGCCCTGCCCAATTTCCTTCTCAGTTGAGCTCATTGGCCACTGCAGACTCCACCCCCAGCACTGCCACCTCAGCAGTAGACACAACTGCCTCACTCAGCACAG GAGGTGATGGAGCCCCAGGTGCTTCAGTGGATAATAAGGAGGCAGTTTTAGGGGAGGAGGACCTGGTGACTGTGTCCTATATGGCAGAAGAGCTGGACTTAGAGACTGTTGGGGACATCATAGCCATTATTGAGGAGAAG GGTGACGAAAATGCCGAGGCGCTGGATGCTGCAGCAGTGGAGGCAGCTCTGTCTCTGTGTGAGGACACGGGTCACGCCCTGTCAGGTACCTGGGAGCCAAACCCCTTCAGGCCCATTGGTCCTGAGCCCTCCAGCACTTCAGAGGACTTGGACCCACATTCCCTGCATCTCTCGGAGGGGAAGAGAGACGGTTCCAACACGTGTGGATCCAGCAGTGGCTGCGCACAGGGGTACCTGACACCCTCCACCACTGTCCCCTCTGTTCCTCAAAACTCTACTCCGAAAGCAGGGGGCCATGCAGAACCAGATACCCACAGACCAAAGCACACAGATGAGGCCCAGCATGGGCGGCCAGAATCACTGCATGCTGTAATCAAAAGTGAGGCTAACGAATGGACACGGTCTCAATCAG ATACACAGTCAGAAGATGACCCGGCGATAAAACAGCACTCAAAG GAAGtgaaagaggaggaggaagccgtGAGTGATGCAGAGGAGGGCAGTGTGTCGGAGATAAAAGCTGGTTTAGAAGGGGAtggagctgaggattgtggggGAGAGGAGGATGGAGACGGCATTTATCTCTCTGAGCCAGAGGGGGAGACAGAGTTGGACCCTCCGGCCAGCGAGAGCGAGGACGGCTACAGCATGCATACGGCATCCTCTTCCGTACAGCTACACACAACTGCAGACTCCATTCCCAGCAGCCCTGCCTCCTCACAGTT CTCTATCTGCAGTGAAGATCAAGAAGCGATTCAGGCTCAGAAGATCTGGAAAAAAGCCATTATGCTGGTGTGGCGagcagcagccaatcacag GTATGCAAATGTCTTCCTGCAACCGGTGACAGATGACATCGCCCCTGGTTACCACAGTATTGTGCACAG GACGGGGGCACCAGGGGGCGACGCTGCGCTATAG
- the brd8a gene encoding bromodomain-containing protein 8 isoform X8, with protein sequence MGMASSPGSVLPVLQVEAADLSGVPVRYHDLRQVFSKSRALSLHPHRPYDCAINLLPGTSPPKGRLYSLSGPEREAMDKYIRESLDAGLIRPSSSPAGAGFFFVKKKDGSLRPCIDYRGLNDITVKNRYPLPLMSSAFELLQGAKVFSKLDLRNAYHLVRIREGDEWKTAFITPSGHFEYRVLPFGLTNAPAVFQALVNDVLRDMINKFVFVYLDDILIFSPSVQVHTQHVRQVLQRLLENQLYVKAEKCVFHMESVSFLGYIISADGIKADPAKGDENAEALDAAAVEAALSLCEDTGHALSGTWEPNPFRPIGPEPSSTSEDLDPHSLHLSEGKRDGSNTCGSSSGCAQGYLTPSTTVPSVPQNSTPKAGGHAEPDTHRPKHTDEAQHGRPESLHAVIKSEANEWTRSQSDTQSEDDPAIKQHSKEVKEEEEAVSDAEEGSVSEIKAGLEGDGAEDCGGEEDGDGIYLSEPEGETELDPPASESEDGYSMHTASSSVQLHTTADSIPSSPASSQFSICSEDQEAIQAQKIWKKAIMLVWRAAANHRYANVFLQPVTDDIAPGYHSIVHRPMDLSTIKKNIENGLIRTTAEFQRDIMLMFQNAVMYNSSDHDVFHMAVEMQRDVLEQIQQFLATQLIMQTSESGISAKSLRGREANRKQDPNDKDCVPMASPAFLLSLFDGGTRGRRCAIEADLKMKK encoded by the exons ATGGGTATGGCCTCCTCTCCTGGCTCTGTGCTTCCTGTTTTGCAGGTGGAGGCGGCAGATCTGTCTGGGGTCCCGGTGAGATACCATGATCTTCGGCAGGTCTTCAGCAAGTCCCGAGCCTTGTCCTTACATCCTCACCGGCCATATGATTGTGCCATCAATCTCCTCCCAGGCACTTCTCCACCCAAGGGTCGCCTCTATTCCCTGTCTGGTCCAGAAAGAGAGGCTATGGACAAATACATTAGAGAATCTCTCGATGCCGGTCTCATCCGCCCCTCTTCGTCTCCGGCTGGTGCAGGGTTCTTCTTCGTCAAGAAGAAGGATGGCTCCCTGCGTCCTTGTATTGATTATAGGGGGTTGAATGACATTACGGTTAAGAATAGGTACCCCCTGCCTTTAATGTCATCTGCCTTTGAACTTTTGCAGGGAGCCAAGGTTTTCAgtaagttggacctccgcaatGCTTATCATCTGGTCCGGATACGagagggggatgagtggaagacagCATTTATCACTCCCTCGGGACACTTCGAGTACCGGGTCCTCCCGTTTGGCCTGACCAATGCCCCAGCTGTCTTCCAGGCCCTGGTCAACGACGTGCTGAGGGACATGATTAACAAATTTGTCTTCGTGTACCTTGACGACATTCTAATTTTTTCTCCTTCTGTTCAGGTACACACTCAGCATGTTCGTCAGGTGCTACAACGGCTGTTGGAGAACCAGCTGTATGTTAAGGCGGAGAAGTGTGTCTTCCACATGGAGTCAGTTTCGTTCCTGGGCTACATCATTTCGGCGGATGGGATTAAAGCTGATCCCGCTAAG GGTGACGAAAATGCCGAGGCGCTGGATGCTGCAGCAGTGGAGGCAGCTCTGTCTCTGTGTGAGGACACGGGTCACGCCCTGTCAGGTACCTGGGAGCCAAACCCCTTCAGGCCCATTGGTCCTGAGCCCTCCAGCACTTCAGAGGACTTGGACCCACATTCCCTGCATCTCTCGGAGGGGAAGAGAGACGGTTCCAACACGTGTGGATCCAGCAGTGGCTGCGCACAGGGGTACCTGACACCCTCCACCACTGTCCCCTCTGTTCCTCAAAACTCTACTCCGAAAGCAGGGGGCCATGCAGAACCAGATACCCACAGACCAAAGCACACAGATGAGGCCCAGCATGGGCGGCCAGAATCACTGCATGCTGTAATCAAAAGTGAGGCTAACGAATGGACACGGTCTCAATCAG ATACACAGTCAGAAGATGACCCGGCGATAAAACAGCACTCAAAG GAAGtgaaagaggaggaggaagccgtGAGTGATGCAGAGGAGGGCAGTGTGTCGGAGATAAAAGCTGGTTTAGAAGGGGAtggagctgaggattgtggggGAGAGGAGGATGGAGACGGCATTTATCTCTCTGAGCCAGAGGGGGAGACAGAGTTGGACCCTCCGGCCAGCGAGAGCGAGGACGGCTACAGCATGCATACGGCATCCTCTTCCGTACAGCTACACACAACTGCAGACTCCATTCCCAGCAGCCCTGCCTCCTCACAGTT CTCTATCTGCAGTGAAGATCAAGAAGCGATTCAGGCTCAGAAGATCTGGAAAAAAGCCATTATGCTGGTGTGGCGagcagcagccaatcacag GTATGCAAATGTCTTCCTGCAACCGGTGACAGATGACATCGCCCCTGGTTACCACAGTATTGTGCACAG GCCAATGGATCTGTCCACTATCAAGAAGAACATCGAGAACGGGCTGATCCGCACCACAGCCGAGTTCCAGCGTGACATCATGCTGATGTTCCAGAATGCAGTGATGTACAACAGCTCAGACCATGATGTGTTCCACATGGCCGTGGAGATGCAGAGAGACGTTCTGGAGCAGATCCAGCAATTTCTGGCCACACAGTTGATCATGCAGACCTCAGAATCGGGCATCAGTGCCAAGAGCCTGCGTGGGAGAGAGGCCAACCGCAAACAGGATCCCAATGACAAG GACTGTGTTCCCATGGCCTCTCCTGcattccttctctctctcttt GACGGGGGCACCAGGGGGCGACGCTGCGCTATAGAAGCAGACCTGAAGATGAAGAAATAA
- the brd8a gene encoding bromodomain-containing protein 8 isoform X5 gives MASGVGKHKLLLGPTEPWSIREKLCLASSVMKSGDQNWVSVSRAIKPFAEPGRPPDWFSQKHCASQYSELLETTEAPKRKRGEKGEVVETVEDVIVRRLTAERIEELKRLIKDTQEKHRKLKRETELIQAGHLDSKLEELWEEITRSRKQEEEEAEVKRKATDAAYKARQAVKNTPKRVPSVTVRSPSGACSPSMDFPIGDSSEDHSTTGAGSSVFVPLTELPGPGVVEASLGSLLDESTQKKLLGQKITPPPSPLLSELLKKGSLLPTSPRLAVEGESPSSQLTGSHDNQMMTSSLPASQAATGAPTLSRLLEAGPAQFPSQLSSLATADSTPSTATSAVDTTASLSTGGDGAPGASVDNKEAVLGEEDLVTVSYMAEELDLETVGDIIAIIEEKGDENAEALDAAAVEAALSLCEDTGHALSGTWEPNPFRPIGPEPSSTSEDLDPHSLHLSEGKRDGSNTCGSSSGCAQGYLTPSTTVPSVPQNSTPKAGGHAEPDTHRPKHTDEAQHGRPESLHAVIKSEANEWTRSQSDTQSEDDPAIKQHSKEVKEEEEAVSDAEEGSVSEIKAGLEGDGAEDCGGEEDGDGIYLSEPEGETELDPPASESEDGYSMHTASSSVQLHTTADSIPSSPASSQFSICSEDQEAIQAQKIWKKAIMLVWRAAANHRYANVFLQPVTDDIAPGYHSIVHRPMDLSTIKKNIENGLIRTTAEFQRDIMLMFQNAVMYNSSDHDVFHMAVEMQRDVLEQIQQFLATQLIMQTSESGISAKSLRGREANRKQDPNDKDCVPMASPAFLLSLFDGGTRGRRCAIEADLKMKK, from the exons GGTGTCTGTGAGTCGAGCCATTAAGCCATTTGCAGAACCTGGACGCCCTCCTGACTGGTTCTCTCAGAAG CATTGTGCATCACAATACTCTGAGCTCCTGGAGACAACCGAGGCGCCAAA GAGAAAGCGAGGCGAGAAAGGGGAGGTGGTTGAGACGGTGGAGGATGTGATCGTTCGCAGGTTGACGGCGGAGAGGATAGAGGAGTTGAAGCGATTGATCAAGGACACACAAGAGAAGCACAG GAAACTGAAGAGAGAAACTGAACTCATCCAGGCAGGTCATCTAGACTCCAAGCTTGAGGAGTTATGGGAAGAAATTACACG GAGCAGAAAACAAGAGGAAGAAGAAGCTGAGGTGAAAAGAAAGGCCACAGATGCAGCATACAAGG CCAGGCAGGCAGTGAAGAACACTCCTAAACGTGTGCCCAGTGTGACTGTGCGCTCCCCATCTGGGGCCTGCTCTCCAAGCATGGATTTTCCTATCGGAGATTCATCTGAAGATCATAGTACCact GGGGCAGGATCATCAGTGTTTGTACCGCTGACGGAGCTGCCAGGTCCTGGAGTGGTAGAGGCGAGTTTGGGGTCACTGCTGGATGAATCAACACAGAAGAAGCTTTTGGGTCAGAAAATCACACCGCCGCCTTCCCCTCTTCTGTCAGAACTGCTGAAGAAAGGCAGTCTCCTGCCCACCAGCCCCAGACTG GCAGTTGAGGGAGAATCCCCGTCTAGTCAACTTACAGGAAGTCACGATAATCAGATGATGACTTCTTCACTACCTGCCTCTCAAGCAGCTACAG GTGCTCCGACACTGTCTCGTCTGCTGGAAGCTGGCCCTGCCCAATTTCCTTCTCAGTTGAGCTCATTGGCCACTGCAGACTCCACCCCCAGCACTGCCACCTCAGCAGTAGACACAACTGCCTCACTCAGCACAG GAGGTGATGGAGCCCCAGGTGCTTCAGTGGATAATAAGGAGGCAGTTTTAGGGGAGGAGGACCTGGTGACTGTGTCCTATATGGCAGAAGAGCTGGACTTAGAGACTGTTGGGGACATCATAGCCATTATTGAGGAGAAG GGTGACGAAAATGCCGAGGCGCTGGATGCTGCAGCAGTGGAGGCAGCTCTGTCTCTGTGTGAGGACACGGGTCACGCCCTGTCAGGTACCTGGGAGCCAAACCCCTTCAGGCCCATTGGTCCTGAGCCCTCCAGCACTTCAGAGGACTTGGACCCACATTCCCTGCATCTCTCGGAGGGGAAGAGAGACGGTTCCAACACGTGTGGATCCAGCAGTGGCTGCGCACAGGGGTACCTGACACCCTCCACCACTGTCCCCTCTGTTCCTCAAAACTCTACTCCGAAAGCAGGGGGCCATGCAGAACCAGATACCCACAGACCAAAGCACACAGATGAGGCCCAGCATGGGCGGCCAGAATCACTGCATGCTGTAATCAAAAGTGAGGCTAACGAATGGACACGGTCTCAATCAG ATACACAGTCAGAAGATGACCCGGCGATAAAACAGCACTCAAAG GAAGtgaaagaggaggaggaagccgtGAGTGATGCAGAGGAGGGCAGTGTGTCGGAGATAAAAGCTGGTTTAGAAGGGGAtggagctgaggattgtggggGAGAGGAGGATGGAGACGGCATTTATCTCTCTGAGCCAGAGGGGGAGACAGAGTTGGACCCTCCGGCCAGCGAGAGCGAGGACGGCTACAGCATGCATACGGCATCCTCTTCCGTACAGCTACACACAACTGCAGACTCCATTCCCAGCAGCCCTGCCTCCTCACAGTT CTCTATCTGCAGTGAAGATCAAGAAGCGATTCAGGCTCAGAAGATCTGGAAAAAAGCCATTATGCTGGTGTGGCGagcagcagccaatcacag GTATGCAAATGTCTTCCTGCAACCGGTGACAGATGACATCGCCCCTGGTTACCACAGTATTGTGCACAG GCCAATGGATCTGTCCACTATCAAGAAGAACATCGAGAACGGGCTGATCCGCACCACAGCCGAGTTCCAGCGTGACATCATGCTGATGTTCCAGAATGCAGTGATGTACAACAGCTCAGACCATGATGTGTTCCACATGGCCGTGGAGATGCAGAGAGACGTTCTGGAGCAGATCCAGCAATTTCTGGCCACACAGTTGATCATGCAGACCTCAGAATCGGGCATCAGTGCCAAGAGCCTGCGTGGGAGAGAGGCCAACCGCAAACAGGATCCCAATGACAAG GACTGTGTTCCCATGGCCTCTCCTGcattccttctctctctcttt GACGGGGGCACCAGGGGGCGACGCTGCGCTATAGAAGCAGACCTGAAGATGAAGAAATAA
- the brd8a gene encoding bromodomain-containing protein 8 isoform X6, whose translation MASGVGKHKLLLGPTEPWSIREKLCLASSVMKSGDQNWVSVSRAIKPFAEPGRPPDWFSQKHCASQYSELLETTEAPKRKRGEKGEVVETVEDVIVRRLTAERIEELKRLIKDTQEKHRKLKRETELIQAGHLDSKLEELWEEITRSRKQEEEEAEVKRKATDAAYKARQAVKNTPKRVPSVTVRSPSGACSPSMDFPIGDSSEDHSTTGAGSSVFVPLTELPGPGVVEASLGSLLDESTQKKLLGQKITPPPSPLLSELLKKGSLLPTSPRLAVEGESPSSQLTGSHDNQMMTSSLPASQAATGAPTLSRLLEAGPAQFPSQLSSLATADSTPSTATSAVDTTASLSTGGDGAPGASVDNKEAVLGEEDLVTVSYMAEELDLETVGDIIAIIEEKGDENAEALDAAAVEAALSLCEDTGHALSGTWEPNPFRPIGPEPSSTSEDLDPHSLHLSEGKRDGSNTCGSSSGCAQGYLTPSTTVPSVPQNSTPKAGGHAEPDTHRPKHTDEAQHGRPESLHAVIKSEANEWTRSQSDTQSEDDPAIKQHSKEVKEEEEAVSDAEEGSVSEIKAGLEGDGAEDCGGEEDGDGIYLSEPEGETELDPPASESEDGYSMHTASSSVQLHTTADSIPSSPASSQFSICSEDQEAIQAQKIWKKAIMLVWRAAANHRYANVFLQPVTDDIAPGYHSIVHRPMDLSTIKKNIENGLIRTTAEFQRDIMLMFQNAVMYNSSDHDVFHMAVEMQRDVLEQIQQFLATQLIMQTSESGISAKSLRGREANRKQDPNDKDGGTRGRRCAIEADLKMKK comes from the exons GGTGTCTGTGAGTCGAGCCATTAAGCCATTTGCAGAACCTGGACGCCCTCCTGACTGGTTCTCTCAGAAG CATTGTGCATCACAATACTCTGAGCTCCTGGAGACAACCGAGGCGCCAAA GAGAAAGCGAGGCGAGAAAGGGGAGGTGGTTGAGACGGTGGAGGATGTGATCGTTCGCAGGTTGACGGCGGAGAGGATAGAGGAGTTGAAGCGATTGATCAAGGACACACAAGAGAAGCACAG GAAACTGAAGAGAGAAACTGAACTCATCCAGGCAGGTCATCTAGACTCCAAGCTTGAGGAGTTATGGGAAGAAATTACACG GAGCAGAAAACAAGAGGAAGAAGAAGCTGAGGTGAAAAGAAAGGCCACAGATGCAGCATACAAGG CCAGGCAGGCAGTGAAGAACACTCCTAAACGTGTGCCCAGTGTGACTGTGCGCTCCCCATCTGGGGCCTGCTCTCCAAGCATGGATTTTCCTATCGGAGATTCATCTGAAGATCATAGTACCact GGGGCAGGATCATCAGTGTTTGTACCGCTGACGGAGCTGCCAGGTCCTGGAGTGGTAGAGGCGAGTTTGGGGTCACTGCTGGATGAATCAACACAGAAGAAGCTTTTGGGTCAGAAAATCACACCGCCGCCTTCCCCTCTTCTGTCAGAACTGCTGAAGAAAGGCAGTCTCCTGCCCACCAGCCCCAGACTG GCAGTTGAGGGAGAATCCCCGTCTAGTCAACTTACAGGAAGTCACGATAATCAGATGATGACTTCTTCACTACCTGCCTCTCAAGCAGCTACAG GTGCTCCGACACTGTCTCGTCTGCTGGAAGCTGGCCCTGCCCAATTTCCTTCTCAGTTGAGCTCATTGGCCACTGCAGACTCCACCCCCAGCACTGCCACCTCAGCAGTAGACACAACTGCCTCACTCAGCACAG GAGGTGATGGAGCCCCAGGTGCTTCAGTGGATAATAAGGAGGCAGTTTTAGGGGAGGAGGACCTGGTGACTGTGTCCTATATGGCAGAAGAGCTGGACTTAGAGACTGTTGGGGACATCATAGCCATTATTGAGGAGAAG GGTGACGAAAATGCCGAGGCGCTGGATGCTGCAGCAGTGGAGGCAGCTCTGTCTCTGTGTGAGGACACGGGTCACGCCCTGTCAGGTACCTGGGAGCCAAACCCCTTCAGGCCCATTGGTCCTGAGCCCTCCAGCACTTCAGAGGACTTGGACCCACATTCCCTGCATCTCTCGGAGGGGAAGAGAGACGGTTCCAACACGTGTGGATCCAGCAGTGGCTGCGCACAGGGGTACCTGACACCCTCCACCACTGTCCCCTCTGTTCCTCAAAACTCTACTCCGAAAGCAGGGGGCCATGCAGAACCAGATACCCACAGACCAAAGCACACAGATGAGGCCCAGCATGGGCGGCCAGAATCACTGCATGCTGTAATCAAAAGTGAGGCTAACGAATGGACACGGTCTCAATCAG ATACACAGTCAGAAGATGACCCGGCGATAAAACAGCACTCAAAG GAAGtgaaagaggaggaggaagccgtGAGTGATGCAGAGGAGGGCAGTGTGTCGGAGATAAAAGCTGGTTTAGAAGGGGAtggagctgaggattgtggggGAGAGGAGGATGGAGACGGCATTTATCTCTCTGAGCCAGAGGGGGAGACAGAGTTGGACCCTCCGGCCAGCGAGAGCGAGGACGGCTACAGCATGCATACGGCATCCTCTTCCGTACAGCTACACACAACTGCAGACTCCATTCCCAGCAGCCCTGCCTCCTCACAGTT CTCTATCTGCAGTGAAGATCAAGAAGCGATTCAGGCTCAGAAGATCTGGAAAAAAGCCATTATGCTGGTGTGGCGagcagcagccaatcacag GTATGCAAATGTCTTCCTGCAACCGGTGACAGATGACATCGCCCCTGGTTACCACAGTATTGTGCACAG GCCAATGGATCTGTCCACTATCAAGAAGAACATCGAGAACGGGCTGATCCGCACCACAGCCGAGTTCCAGCGTGACATCATGCTGATGTTCCAGAATGCAGTGATGTACAACAGCTCAGACCATGATGTGTTCCACATGGCCGTGGAGATGCAGAGAGACGTTCTGGAGCAGATCCAGCAATTTCTGGCCACACAGTTGATCATGCAGACCTCAGAATCGGGCATCAGTGCCAAGAGCCTGCGTGGGAGAGAGGCCAACCGCAAACAGGATCCCAATGACAAG GACGGGGGCACCAGGGGGCGACGCTGCGCTATAGAAGCAGACCTGAAGATGAAGAAATAA